The following proteins come from a genomic window of Sorghum bicolor cultivar BTx623 chromosome 3, Sorghum_bicolor_NCBIv3, whole genome shotgun sequence:
- the LOC8075450 gene encoding E3 ubiquitin-protein ligase SIS3 isoform X1, giving the protein MPMRGVDFKWYDGFFLSMLATSVIIVSINWKRYRLCAHPLHIWIVVDYTTVFIFRLLMFLDNGLAAGMGLDLGWQQRYARFCGRIVVLSVLVLLLYPFLWVWTVIGTLWFSTARGCLPEEGQKWGFLIWLLFSYCGLACIACVAIGKWLNRRHALQQRAQQGIPVSEYGVLVDMIRVPDWAFEAVGLEMRVGQDTAYHPGLYLTAAQREAVEALIQELPKFRLKAVPTDCSECPICLEEFHVGNESMQVRGLPCAHNFHVECIDQWLRLNVKCPRCRCSVFPNLDLSALNNLRSTSEPDHPSASASDVTTATAATRYVRSQPAGQSYLVRLQGLLLRPVRHESVESDGEPAVANSRLVGTEELPSIVVDDGHQLPDR; this is encoded by the exons ATGCCGATGCGTGGCGTCGATTTCAAGTG GTATGATGGGTTCTTCCTCTCCATGCTCGCCACTAGCGT AATCATCGTTTCCATTAACTGGAAGAGGTATCGCCTCTGTGCCCACCCGCTCCACATTTGGATAGTG GTGGACTACACCACTGTCTTCATCTTCCGCCTCCTGATGTTTCTTGATAATGGTCTCGCTGCAGGAATGGGatt AGATCTCGGATGGCAACAGAGATATGCTCGTTTTTGTGGAAGAATAGTTGTCCTCTCAGTTCTTGTACTACTCCTCTACCCCTTTCTCTGGGTTTGGACTGTGATTGGAACATTGTGGTTTAGCACTGCAAGAGGCTGC TTGCCAGAAGAAGGACAAAAGTGGGGCTTCTTGATATGGCTGCTTTTCAGTTACTGTGGGCTTGCCTgtattgcttgtgtagctattGGGAAG TGGTTAAACCGAAGGCATGCACTTCAACAGAGAGCACAACAAGGAATTCCAGTCTCTGAATATGGG GTTTTGGTTGATATGATCCGTGTTCCGGACTGGGCATTTGAGGCTGTTGGCCTGGAAATGAGAGTGGGCCAAGATACTGCATATCATCCTGGTCTTTATTTAACTGCAGCTCAG AGAGAAGCAGTTGAGGCACTGATTCAAGAGCTTCCAAAATTCAGGCTGAAAGCTGTTCCAACGGACTGCAGTGAATGTCCCATCTGCCTTGAAGAATTTCATGTTGGCAATGAG TCCATGCAGGTCCGTGGGCTCCCATGCGCGCACAATTTCCATGTAGAGTGCATCGACCAGTGGCTCCGGTTGAATGTCAAGTGCCCACGGTGCAGGTGCTCCGTCTTCCCCAACCTGGACCTGAGTGCGTTGAACAATCTTCGGTCGACCAGTGAGCCGGACCATCCATCTGCCAGTGCCAGTGATGTAACAACGGCAACTGCAGCGACAAGATACGTGAGGTCGCAGCCGGCAGGGCAAAGCTATTTGGTGCGGTTGCAGGGGCTGCTGCTCCGCCCTGTCCGGCACGAGAGCGTGGAGAGTGACGGTGAGCCGGCGGTGGCCAACAGTCGCTTGGTTGGCACTGAAGAGCTGCCTAGCATAGTTGTAGATGATGGCCATCAGCTGCCAGATCGCTGA
- the LOC8075450 gene encoding E3 ubiquitin-protein ligase SIS3 isoform X2, whose translation MPMRGVDFKWYDGFFLSMLATSVIIVSINWKRYRLCAHPLHIWIVVDYTTVFIFRLLMFLDNGLAAGMGLDLGWQQRYARFCGRIVVLSVLVLLLYPFLWVWTVIGTLWFSTARGCLPEEGQKWGFLIWLLFSYCGLACIACVAIGKWLNRRHALQQRAQQGIPVSEYGVLVDMIRVPDWAFEAVGLEMRVGQDTAYHPGLYLTAAQREAVEALIQELPKFRLKAVPTDCSECPICLEEFHVGNEVRGLPCAHNFHVECIDQWLRLNVKCPRCRCSVFPNLDLSALNNLRSTSEPDHPSASASDVTTATAATRYVRSQPAGQSYLVRLQGLLLRPVRHESVESDGEPAVANSRLVGTEELPSIVVDDGHQLPDR comes from the exons ATGCCGATGCGTGGCGTCGATTTCAAGTG GTATGATGGGTTCTTCCTCTCCATGCTCGCCACTAGCGT AATCATCGTTTCCATTAACTGGAAGAGGTATCGCCTCTGTGCCCACCCGCTCCACATTTGGATAGTG GTGGACTACACCACTGTCTTCATCTTCCGCCTCCTGATGTTTCTTGATAATGGTCTCGCTGCAGGAATGGGatt AGATCTCGGATGGCAACAGAGATATGCTCGTTTTTGTGGAAGAATAGTTGTCCTCTCAGTTCTTGTACTACTCCTCTACCCCTTTCTCTGGGTTTGGACTGTGATTGGAACATTGTGGTTTAGCACTGCAAGAGGCTGC TTGCCAGAAGAAGGACAAAAGTGGGGCTTCTTGATATGGCTGCTTTTCAGTTACTGTGGGCTTGCCTgtattgcttgtgtagctattGGGAAG TGGTTAAACCGAAGGCATGCACTTCAACAGAGAGCACAACAAGGAATTCCAGTCTCTGAATATGGG GTTTTGGTTGATATGATCCGTGTTCCGGACTGGGCATTTGAGGCTGTTGGCCTGGAAATGAGAGTGGGCCAAGATACTGCATATCATCCTGGTCTTTATTTAACTGCAGCTCAG AGAGAAGCAGTTGAGGCACTGATTCAAGAGCTTCCAAAATTCAGGCTGAAAGCTGTTCCAACGGACTGCAGTGAATGTCCCATCTGCCTTGAAGAATTTCATGTTGGCAATGAG GTCCGTGGGCTCCCATGCGCGCACAATTTCCATGTAGAGTGCATCGACCAGTGGCTCCGGTTGAATGTCAAGTGCCCACGGTGCAGGTGCTCCGTCTTCCCCAACCTGGACCTGAGTGCGTTGAACAATCTTCGGTCGACCAGTGAGCCGGACCATCCATCTGCCAGTGCCAGTGATGTAACAACGGCAACTGCAGCGACAAGATACGTGAGGTCGCAGCCGGCAGGGCAAAGCTATTTGGTGCGGTTGCAGGGGCTGCTGCTCCGCCCTGTCCGGCACGAGAGCGTGGAGAGTGACGGTGAGCCGGCGGTGGCCAACAGTCGCTTGGTTGGCACTGAAGAGCTGCCTAGCATAGTTGTAGATGATGGCCATCAGCTGCCAGATCGCTGA